The Pseudomonas sp. TH06 genome has a window encoding:
- a CDS encoding YhdP family protein: MDRLTRLLAALTRWGLGLCALVLVLMALYVSLGRELTPLVAEYRAEIEDKASAALGMPLQIGELEGNWSGFAPILLAHDVMVGDGANALRLDRVRVVPDLWTSLLAREVRIAHLELNGLKISLKEAEDGSWALEGLPVQKDQPFDPEQLFNRSQMIQQLSVLDSQVTLQPLDHPAMTLTYVGLNLKTGASRQRLDARLTLPDGQPVALNLRTRIRPGQWQDSSVEGYVSLPQSDWSKWLPGRLTQQWNFSEIKAGGELWVNWSQGTLQSAAVRLNAPQLIGAYAERKPIQINNLALNAYYENSAKGATVTLDSLAMNFGETRWESRVQVQQTVATDKVDELWHLQADRLDLTPITPLLNALGPLPQGFATVVERLKVTGGLRNVLLDFRPNATDGSKFGFAANLDNVGFDAYHGAPAARNVSGSLSGNLDGGELRMDSKDFVLHLDPIFAKPWQYIQANARLTWKLDKDGFTLIAPYLKVLGEEGKIAGDFLIRLHFDHSQEDYMDLRVGLVEGDGRYTAKYLPQVLSPALDEWLRSAILQGAVDQGFFQYQGSLSKNAGEADRSISLFFKVHDAELAFQPGWPHVSKVSGDVFIEDSGVRILASKGQLLDTQVSDVFVNIPHVPAGQHTHMYLDGGFSGGLGDGLKILQDAPIGTGETFAGWEGAGDLQGKLKLDIPLDKGGDQPKIVVDFKTANARLKLAEPKLELTQLKGDFRFDSAKGLSGQNIAARAFDKPVTAQIFADGSPGKLKTRVAASGQVEVKKLTDWLGVTQPLPVSGTIPYQLQLNLDGADSQLMVSSSMKGVAVDLPAPFGMAVDVGRDTVFRMTLQGQERRYWVNYDQLANFTFAAPPSNFADGRGELFLGAGEAVLPGAKGLRIRGVLSELDVAPWQDLVNKYAGQDPGGSAKQLLSSADFKVGKLTAFGTTLDQASVQVNRKPGMWNLALDSQQAKGTASLPDAKSAPIAVNLQYVRLPAPDPTVQADENAPDPLASVDPTKIPALDITINQLFLGQDLVGGWSLKVRPTAKGIALNNLDMGLKGILLQGNGGWEGAPGSTNSWFKGRIGGKNLADVLKGWGFAPSVTSEEFHMDVDGRWPGSPAWLATKRFSGTLDASLSKGQFVEVEGGAQALRVFGLLNFNSIGRRLRLDFSDLFGKGLSYDRVKGLLVANNGVYVTREPIRLTGPSSNIELDGTLDLVGDQVDAKLLVTLPVTNNLPIAALIVGAPAVGGALFLIDKLIGDRVARFASVKYTVKGPWKEPKITFDKPF, from the coding sequence ATGGACCGTCTGACACGCCTTTTGGCCGCACTTACCCGCTGGGGGCTGGGCCTGTGCGCGTTGGTTCTGGTGTTGATGGCGTTGTACGTCAGTCTCGGTCGTGAACTGACGCCTTTGGTTGCCGAATACCGCGCCGAGATCGAAGACAAGGCCAGTGCCGCCCTCGGCATGCCGCTGCAGATCGGTGAGCTGGAGGGCAACTGGAGCGGTTTTGCACCGATCCTGTTGGCCCATGACGTCATGGTCGGTGATGGCGCCAATGCCCTGCGCCTGGATCGGGTGCGCGTCGTGCCGGATCTGTGGACCAGTCTGCTGGCTCGTGAAGTGCGCATCGCGCATCTGGAACTCAACGGCCTGAAAATCAGCCTCAAGGAAGCCGAGGATGGCAGTTGGGCGCTGGAAGGGCTGCCCGTGCAGAAGGATCAGCCGTTCGATCCGGAGCAACTGTTCAATCGCTCGCAAATGATTCAGCAACTCTCGGTGCTCGACAGTCAGGTGACCTTGCAGCCGCTGGATCACCCGGCGATGACGCTCACCTATGTCGGCCTCAATCTGAAAACCGGCGCCAGTCGGCAGCGTCTCGACGCACGTTTGACCCTGCCTGACGGCCAACCCGTTGCGCTGAACCTGCGCACGCGCATCCGCCCCGGTCAATGGCAGGACAGCTCGGTGGAGGGGTACGTCAGCCTGCCGCAAAGTGACTGGTCAAAGTGGCTGCCAGGGCGTCTTACCCAGCAATGGAATTTCTCCGAGATCAAGGCTGGGGGCGAACTGTGGGTGAACTGGTCGCAAGGCACTCTGCAAAGTGCCGCAGTGCGATTGAATGCGCCGCAACTGATCGGCGCCTACGCTGAGCGCAAGCCGATCCAGATCAACAATCTGGCGCTCAACGCCTACTACGAGAACAGCGCCAAAGGCGCGACCGTCACCCTTGATTCGCTGGCGATGAACTTCGGCGAAACCCGCTGGGAGTCGCGCGTGCAAGTGCAGCAGACAGTCGCTACCGACAAGGTTGACGAACTCTGGCACCTACAGGCTGATCGTCTCGATCTGACACCGATTACACCGCTGCTCAACGCATTGGGGCCGTTGCCGCAAGGTTTTGCCACGGTGGTCGAGCGTTTGAAGGTCACGGGTGGTTTGCGCAATGTGTTGCTGGATTTCCGTCCGAACGCTACTGATGGCAGCAAATTCGGTTTCGCGGCCAACCTCGACAACGTCGGTTTCGATGCTTATCACGGTGCCCCGGCGGCACGAAATGTCAGCGGTAGCCTCAGCGGCAATCTCGACGGCGGCGAGTTGCGCATGGACAGCAAGGACTTTGTCCTGCACCTCGATCCGATTTTCGCCAAGCCGTGGCAGTACATTCAGGCCAACGCCCGGTTGACCTGGAAACTCGATAAAGACGGTTTCACCCTGATCGCGCCGTATCTGAAAGTGCTGGGTGAAGAAGGCAAGATTGCCGGCGACTTCCTGATTCGCCTGCACTTCGATCACAGTCAGGAAGACTACATGGACCTGCGGGTCGGTCTGGTCGAAGGCGACGGTCGCTACACCGCCAAGTATTTGCCTCAGGTGCTGAGCCCGGCGCTGGACGAATGGTTGCGTAGCGCGATCCTCCAGGGCGCCGTGGATCAGGGCTTCTTTCAGTATCAGGGGTCACTGAGCAAGAACGCCGGTGAGGCGGATCGCAGCATCAGTCTGTTCTTCAAGGTGCATGACGCCGAACTGGCCTTCCAGCCAGGCTGGCCGCATGTCAGCAAGGTCAGCGGCGATGTGTTCATCGAGGACAGCGGCGTACGGATTCTGGCCAGCAAGGGCCAGTTGCTCGATACCCAGGTCAGCGATGTTTTCGTTAACATTCCCCACGTGCCGGCCGGACAACACACCCATATGTATCTCGACGGCGGGTTTTCCGGCGGCCTCGGTGATGGCCTGAAAATTCTTCAGGACGCACCGATCGGCACGGGCGAAACCTTTGCCGGCTGGGAAGGTGCGGGCGATCTGCAAGGCAAACTCAAACTGGATATCCCGCTGGACAAGGGCGGTGACCAGCCGAAGATCGTCGTCGATTTCAAGACTGCCAATGCGCGACTGAAACTGGCCGAGCCGAAACTGGAACTGACCCAGCTCAAAGGTGATTTCCGTTTCGACAGCGCCAAGGGACTCAGTGGGCAAAACATCGCTGCTCGAGCGTTCGACAAACCGGTCACTGCGCAGATCTTTGCTGACGGCAGCCCTGGCAAACTCAAGACCCGCGTGGCGGCGTCGGGCCAGGTTGAAGTCAAGAAACTCACGGACTGGCTCGGCGTGACCCAGCCGTTGCCGGTGTCCGGGACAATTCCCTATCAGTTGCAGTTGAACCTGGACGGTGCCGACAGTCAGTTGATGGTCAGTTCCAGCATGAAAGGTGTGGCCGTCGATCTGCCTGCGCCATTTGGCATGGCGGTGGATGTCGGGCGCGACACGGTATTCCGCATGACACTGCAGGGACAGGAACGGCGTTACTGGGTCAATTACGATCAACTGGCGAATTTCACCTTCGCGGCGCCGCCGAGCAATTTCGCTGACGGCCGTGGTGAGTTGTTCCTCGGTGCCGGCGAAGCCGTGTTGCCTGGCGCCAAGGGCTTGCGCATTCGCGGTGTGTTGTCGGAATTGGACGTCGCACCGTGGCAGGATCTGGTCAACAAATATGCCGGACAGGATCCGGGTGGCAGCGCCAAGCAACTGTTGAGCAGTGCCGACTTCAAGGTCGGCAAGCTGACCGCATTCGGCACGACGCTGGATCAGGCTTCGGTGCAGGTGAATCGCAAGCCGGGAATGTGGAATCTGGCGCTGGACAGTCAGCAAGCCAAGGGCACCGCCAGTCTACCGGATGCCAAAAGCGCGCCGATTGCCGTCAACCTGCAATACGTGCGACTGCCGGCGCCGGATCCGACAGTGCAGGCTGACGAGAATGCGCCCGACCCGTTGGCGTCGGTCGATCCGACGAAAATCCCGGCGCTGGATATCACCATCAATCAGCTGTTTCTGGGGCAGGATCTGGTCGGTGGCTGGTCACTCAAGGTCCGGCCGACCGCCAAAGGCATTGCCTTGAACAATCTCGACATGGGCCTCAAAGGCATCCTGTTGCAGGGCAATGGCGGCTGGGAAGGCGCGCCAGGCTCGACCAATAGCTGGTTCAAGGGCCGGATTGGCGGCAAGAACCTCGCCGATGTGCTCAAGGGCTGGGGCTTCGCGCCGAGCGTGACCAGCGAAGAATTCCATATGGACGTCGATGGCCGCTGGCCGGGTTCGCCCGCATGGCTGGCGACCAAGCGTTTCTCCGGCACCCTCGATGCTTCGCTGAGCAAAGGCCAGTTTGTCGAAGTGGAAGGTGGGGCGCAGGCATTGCGCGTATTTGGCCTGCTCAACTTCAACTCCATCGGCCGCCGGTTGCGTCTGGACTTCTCCGACCTGTTCGGCAAAGGTCTGAGCTACGACCGGGTCAAAGGTCTGCTGGTGGCGAACAACGGGGTCTACGTGACCCGCGAACCGATCCGCCTGACCGGGCCATCAAGCAACATCGAACTGGACGGCACACTCGACCTGGTCGGCGATCAGGTCGACGCCAAATTGCTGGTGACGTTGCCGGTGACCAACAACCTGCCGATTGCCGCGCTGATCGTTGGCGCTCCGGCGGTCGGCGGCGCACTGTTCCTGATCGACAAGCTCATCGGCGACCGTGTGGCGCGCTTTGCCAGTGTGAAATACACCGTCAAAGGCCCGTGGAAAGAGCCGAAAATCACCTTCGACAAGCCTTTTTGA
- the rng gene encoding ribonuclease G codes for MSEEILINITPMESRVAVVENGVLQEVHVERTQKRGIVGNIYKGKIVRVLPGMQAAFVDIGLDRAAFIHAAEISLREGPAVESISALVHEGQSLVVQVTKDPIGSKGARLTTQLSIPSRYLVYMPRTAHVGISLKIEDEAERERLKQVVSDCVAKEGIKEAGGFILRTAAEGAGADEILMDIRYLRRLWDQINEQIKTISAPSVIYEDLGLALRTLRDLVNPKIEKIRIDSRETFQKTTQFVAELMPEIADRLEHYPGERPIFDLYGVEDEIQKALERKVPLKSGGYLVVDPAEAMTTIDVNTGAFVGHRNLEETIFKTNLEAATAIARQMRLRNLGGIIIIDFIDMEDEEHQRQVLRTLEKQLERDHAKTNIIGITELGLVQMTRKRTRESLEQVLCEPCSSCQGRGKLKTPETICYEIFREILREARAYQAEGYRVLANQKVVDRLLDEESGNVAELEGFIGRTIRFQVETMYSQEQYDVVLL; via the coding sequence ATGAGTGAAGAGATTCTGATCAACATCACGCCGATGGAGTCGCGCGTGGCGGTGGTCGAAAACGGTGTGCTGCAAGAAGTCCACGTCGAGCGTACGCAAAAACGCGGGATCGTCGGCAACATCTATAAAGGCAAGATTGTCCGGGTGCTGCCGGGTATGCAGGCAGCGTTTGTCGACATCGGCCTTGATCGTGCGGCATTCATTCACGCCGCCGAAATCTCTCTGCGTGAAGGCCCGGCGGTGGAAAGCATCAGCGCGCTGGTACACGAAGGTCAGAGCCTGGTGGTGCAAGTCACCAAGGATCCGATCGGTTCCAAGGGCGCACGGCTGACCACGCAGTTGTCGATCCCGTCGCGGTATCTGGTGTACATGCCGCGTACCGCCCACGTCGGCATTTCCCTGAAAATCGAAGACGAAGCCGAGCGCGAACGCCTCAAGCAGGTCGTCAGCGATTGCGTGGCCAAAGAAGGCATCAAAGAGGCCGGCGGTTTCATTCTGCGTACCGCTGCCGAAGGCGCTGGAGCCGATGAAATTCTCATGGACATCCGCTACCTGCGGCGCCTGTGGGATCAGATCAACGAACAGATCAAGACCATTTCTGCGCCGAGCGTGATCTACGAAGACCTCGGTCTGGCCCTGCGCACGTTGCGCGACCTGGTCAATCCGAAGATCGAGAAGATCCGCATCGATTCCCGGGAAACCTTTCAGAAAACCACGCAGTTCGTCGCCGAACTGATGCCGGAAATTGCCGATCGTCTGGAGCATTACCCGGGCGAGCGACCGATTTTTGATCTGTACGGTGTCGAAGACGAAATCCAGAAAGCCCTGGAACGCAAGGTACCGCTGAAATCCGGCGGTTATCTGGTGGTCGATCCGGCAGAAGCCATGACCACCATCGACGTCAACACTGGGGCGTTCGTCGGTCATCGCAATCTTGAAGAAACCATTTTCAAGACCAATCTCGAAGCGGCAACCGCGATTGCCCGGCAGATGCGCCTGCGCAATCTGGGCGGGATCATCATCATCGACTTCATCGACATGGAAGATGAAGAGCACCAGCGTCAAGTGCTGCGCACGCTGGAAAAACAGCTGGAGCGTGACCACGCCAAGACCAACATCATCGGCATCACCGAGTTGGGCCTGGTGCAGATGACCCGCAAGCGTACCCGCGAAAGCCTTGAGCAAGTGCTGTGCGAACCGTGCAGCAGTTGCCAGGGACGCGGCAAACTGAAAACTCCGGAAACCATCTGTTACGAGATTTTCCGCGAGATTCTTCGAGAAGCCCGGGCCTATCAGGCGGAGGGTTATCGCGTGTTGGCGAACCAGAAAGTCGTCGATCGGTTGCTCGACGAAGAGTCCGGTAACGTTGCCGAGCTTGAAGGGTTTATCGGCCGCACCATACGCTTCCAGGTGGAAACCATGTATTCCCAGGAACAATATGACGTGGTGTTGCTCTGA
- a CDS encoding Maf family protein, whose amino-acid sequence MKPLYLASGSPRRRELLTQIGIPFSAISADIDETPLPEESPSAYVERLARGKAEAGRRTIVSEQAFCVLGADTAVVLDGKILGKPVDEADACAMLMMLSGKEHEVLTAIAVLEGQRCESRVVRSLVRFRPISREEAAAYWASGEPRDKAGGYGIQGLGAVFVAGLNGSYSAVVGLPVCETAELLGHFGIPCWQNLNAQ is encoded by the coding sequence ATGAAGCCGCTTTACCTCGCCTCTGGATCGCCGCGTCGACGTGAGCTGCTCACGCAGATCGGCATTCCGTTCTCCGCCATCAGCGCGGACATCGATGAAACCCCGCTTCCTGAAGAATCGCCATCGGCCTATGTCGAACGCCTTGCGCGCGGCAAGGCCGAGGCCGGGCGGCGCACGATCGTGTCCGAGCAGGCATTCTGTGTACTGGGCGCCGACACCGCGGTGGTGCTCGACGGCAAAATTCTTGGCAAACCGGTGGACGAAGCCGATGCATGCGCCATGCTGATGATGTTGTCCGGCAAGGAGCATGAGGTGCTGACGGCGATTGCCGTGCTCGAAGGCCAACGTTGCGAGTCGCGAGTGGTGCGCAGTCTGGTGCGGTTCCGGCCGATCAGCCGTGAAGAAGCAGCAGCCTATTGGGCCAGTGGAGAACCCCGGGACAAGGCCGGTGGTTATGGCATTCAGGGACTCGGCGCGGTGTTTGTCGCGGGCCTCAATGGCAGCTATTCGGCGGTAGTCGGGTTGCCCGTTTGCGAAACCGCAGAACTGTTGGGCCATTTCGGCATACCCTGTTGGCAAAACCTGAACGCGCAATAA
- the mreD gene encoding rod shape-determining protein MreD, which produces MVGATASRNGWIVWLTFAIGMLLSVSPLPQFMEILRPLWLALLLTFWALYMPQTVGMVTAFCLGLAEDVLYGTLLGQNALILTLITFLVLSLQQRLRMFPIWQQCLVILVIFGLAQLVQLWLSALTGNRQPTLALVLPALVSALLWPWVSFALRGLRRRYKIN; this is translated from the coding sequence ATGGTCGGGGCTACCGCATCGCGAAACGGCTGGATCGTCTGGCTGACGTTTGCCATCGGCATGCTGCTCAGCGTCTCGCCGCTGCCGCAATTCATGGAAATCCTGCGCCCGCTGTGGCTCGCCTTGCTGCTGACTTTCTGGGCGCTGTACATGCCGCAAACGGTCGGTATGGTGACGGCGTTCTGTCTGGGGCTGGCGGAAGACGTGTTGTACGGCACGCTGCTTGGGCAGAACGCGCTGATCCTGACGTTGATCACCTTCCTGGTTCTTTCGCTGCAACAGCGCCTGCGGATGTTTCCGATCTGGCAGCAGTGTCTGGTGATCCTGGTGATCTTCGGGCTCGCGCAACTGGTGCAGTTGTGGCTCAGTGCCCTGACTGGCAACCGCCAGCCGACCCTGGCGCTGGTGCTGCCGGCGCTGGTCAGCGCCTTGCTCTGGCCTTGGGTCAGCTTCGCTTTGCGTGGATTGCGCCGCCGCTACAAAATCAATTGA
- the mreC gene encoding rod shape-determining protein MreC has protein sequence MKPLFAKGPSLGVRLLVLAVLSVALMVVDARFSLLKPARSQMSLVLMDAYWITDLPGRLWEGVASQFGSRTELVAENEKLKTENLLLQGRMQKLAALTEQNVRLRELLNSSALVNEKVEVAELIGMDPNPFTHRIIINKGERDGVVLGQPVLDARGLMGQVVELMPYTSRVLLLTDTTHSIPVQVNRNGLRAIASGTGNPERLELRHVADTADIKEGDLLVSSGLGQRFPAGYPVATVKEVIHDSGQPFAIVRAVPTAALNRSRYLLLVFSDNRTAEERANDAAQAQENLDAFGGGPIIPATVPKTVTPPAAATPAAAATPAAPAASATPAKPVASKPPAKPPATTPAAAKPPAAQPAARPAAKPPVTAPATTGRQE, from the coding sequence ATTAAACCGCTTTTCGCCAAGGGCCCTTCGTTGGGCGTCCGCCTGTTGGTGCTGGCCGTGTTGTCGGTTGCGCTGATGGTGGTCGATGCCCGCTTCAGTCTGCTCAAGCCTGCACGCAGCCAGATGTCGCTGGTGCTGATGGACGCCTACTGGATCACTGACCTGCCCGGTCGTTTGTGGGAAGGCGTTGCCAGTCAGTTCGGCAGCCGCACCGAGCTGGTCGCCGAAAACGAAAAACTCAAGACCGAGAACCTGCTGTTGCAGGGCCGCATGCAGAAGCTTGCCGCCCTCACCGAGCAGAACGTCCGGCTGCGCGAGTTGCTCAATTCCTCCGCGCTGGTCAACGAGAAGGTCGAAGTGGCCGAGTTGATCGGCATGGACCCCAACCCCTTCACCCATCGCATCATCATCAATAAAGGTGAGCGCGACGGCGTGGTCCTCGGTCAGCCGGTGCTCGATGCGCGCGGTCTGATGGGGCAGGTGGTCGAGTTGATGCCGTACACCTCTCGGGTGTTGCTGTTGACCGACACCACTCACAGTATTCCTGTGCAGGTGAACCGTAACGGTCTGCGGGCGATTGCCAGTGGTACCGGCAACCCGGAACGCCTGGAATTGCGTCATGTCGCCGATACCGCCGACATCAAGGAAGGCGATCTGCTGGTCAGCTCCGGCCTCGGCCAGCGCTTCCCGGCCGGTTACCCGGTGGCGACGGTCAAGGAAGTGATCCACGATTCCGGCCAGCCCTTCGCGATCGTTCGCGCCGTGCCGACCGCCGCGTTGAACCGCAGCCGTTACCTGCTGCTGGTGTTCAGCGACAATCGCACCGCCGAAGAGCGCGCCAACGATGCTGCGCAAGCTCAGGAAAATCTTGATGCCTTTGGCGGCGGCCCGATCATTCCGGCCACCGTACCGAAAACCGTGACGCCACCGGCTGCCGCAACACCTGCCGCCGCAGCGACGCCGGCTGCACCGGCTGCCAGCGCCACGCCGGCCAAACCCGTTGCAAGCAAACCGCCCGCAAAACCACCGGCAACCACTCCGGCGGCCGCCAAGCCTCCGGCTGCCCAGCCTGCTGCACGACCTGCGGCGAAACCGCCGGTCACCGCGCCTGCTACCACTGGGAGACAAGAATAA
- the mreB gene encoding rod shape-determining protein MreB, which yields MFKKLRGMFSSDLSIDLGTANTLIYVRERGIVLNEPSVVAIRTHGNQKSVVAVGTEAKRMLGRTPGNIAAIRPMKDGVIADFSVCEKMLQYFINKVHENSFLQPSPRVLICVPCKSTQVERRAIRESALGAGAREVFLIEEPMAAAIGAGLPVEEARGSMVVDIGGGTTEIALISLNGVVYAESVRVGGDRFDEAIITYVRRNYGSLIGESTAERIKQEIGTAYPGGEVREVDVRGRNLAEGVPRAFTLNSNEVLEALQESLATIVQAVKSALEQSPPELASDIAERGLVLTGGGALLRDLDKLLAQETGLPVIVAEDPLTCVARGGGRALEMMDKHTMDLLSSE from the coding sequence ATGTTCAAGAAACTGCGTGGCATGTTTTCCAGCGATCTTTCCATTGACCTGGGCACTGCCAACACCCTTATTTACGTGCGCGAGCGCGGTATCGTCCTGAATGAGCCATCGGTTGTGGCCATTCGGACACACGGTAACCAGAAAAGTGTCGTTGCTGTCGGCACCGAGGCCAAGCGCATGCTCGGCCGTACGCCGGGCAACATTGCTGCCATTCGTCCGATGAAGGACGGCGTGATCGCCGACTTCAGCGTCTGCGAAAAGATGCTGCAATACTTTATTAACAAGGTTCACGAAAACAGCTTTCTGCAGCCTAGCCCTCGTGTGCTGATCTGCGTTCCATGCAAATCCACTCAGGTTGAGCGTCGTGCCATCCGTGAATCGGCCCTTGGTGCCGGTGCCCGTGAAGTGTTCCTGATCGAAGAGCCAATGGCTGCTGCGATCGGTGCCGGCCTGCCGGTAGAAGAAGCTCGCGGCTCGATGGTCGTGGATATCGGTGGTGGTACCACTGAAATCGCGCTGATCTCCCTGAACGGTGTGGTCTACGCCGAATCCGTACGTGTTGGCGGCGACCGTTTCGACGAAGCGATCATCACCTACGTGCGCCGTAACTACGGCAGCCTGATCGGTGAATCGACCGCCGAGCGCATCAAACAGGAAATCGGCACGGCCTACCCGGGCGGCGAAGTTCGCGAAGTCGACGTTCGCGGTCGCAACCTGGCCGAAGGCGTTCCACGCGCATTCACCCTGAACTCCAACGAAGTGCTGGAGGCTCTGCAAGAGTCCCTGGCAACCATCGTTCAGGCCGTGAAAAGTGCCCTGGAGCAATCGCCGCCGGAACTGGCTTCCGACATCGCCGAGCGTGGCCTGGTGCTGACCGGTGGTGGCGCGCTGCTGCGTGACCTCGACAAGTTGCTGGCCCAGGAAACCGGTCTGCCGGTGATCGTTGCCGAAGATCCGCTGACCTGTGTTGCTCGCGGCGGTGGCCGTGCATTGGAAATGATGGATAAGCACACCATGGATCTGCTTTCGAGCGAGTAA
- the gatC gene encoding Asp-tRNA(Asn)/Glu-tRNA(Gln) amidotransferase subunit GatC, with amino-acid sequence MALERSDVEKIAHLACLGLNDADLPHITSALNSILGLVDEMQAVNTDGIEPLAHPLEASQRLRADVVTESNHREAYQSIAPAVENGLYLVPKVID; translated from the coding sequence ATGGCGCTAGAACGCTCCGACGTGGAAAAAATCGCTCATCTGGCCTGCCTTGGCCTCAATGATGCCGATCTTCCGCACATTACTTCCGCCCTCAACAGCATTCTCGGGCTGGTCGACGAAATGCAGGCCGTCAATACCGACGGTATCGAGCCTTTGGCCCACCCGCTGGAAGCCAGTCAGCGCCTGCGCGCCGACGTCGTGACCGAAAGCAATCATCGCGAGGCCTATCAGTCCATCGCACCAGCGGTCGAAAACGGCCTGTATCTGGTTCCGAAAGTCATCGACTAA
- the gatA gene encoding Asp-tRNA(Asn)/Glu-tRNA(Gln) amidotransferase subunit GatA yields the protein MHQMTLAEIARGLADKKFSSEELTKVLLARITQLDPQLNSFISLTEELAIEQAKAADVRRANGESGALLGAPIAHKDLFCTQGIRTSCGSKMLDNFKAPYDATVVAKLAAAGAVTLGKTNMDEFAMGSANESSWYGAVKNPWNLEHVPGGSSGGSAAAVAARLLPAATATDTGGSIRQPAAFTNLTGLKPTYGRVSRWGMIAYASSLDQGGPLARTAEDCAILLQGMAGFDQNDSTSIDEPVPDYSASLGDSLQGLRIGVPKEYFSAGLDPRIAELIQNSIKELQKLGAVIKEISLPNMQHAIPAYYVIAPAEASSNLSRFDGVRFGHRCENPKDLIDLYKRSRGEGFGPEVQRRIMVGAYALSAGYYDAYYLKAQKIRRLVKNDFMAAFNEVDIILGPTTPNPAWKLGAKNSDPVAAYLEDVYTITANLAGLPGLSMPAGFVDGLPVGVQLLAPYFQEGRLLNVAHQYQLHTDWHTRTPQGF from the coding sequence ATGCATCAAATGACTCTGGCCGAGATCGCCCGCGGTCTCGCCGATAAAAAGTTTTCCTCCGAAGAGCTGACCAAAGTCTTGCTGGCGCGTATTACCCAGCTCGACCCACAGCTCAACAGTTTCATCAGCCTCACCGAAGAGCTGGCCATCGAGCAGGCGAAAGCCGCTGATGTACGCCGCGCCAACGGTGAGAGCGGCGCCCTGCTCGGCGCGCCGATCGCTCACAAAGACCTGTTCTGCACCCAGGGCATCCGCACCAGCTGCGGCTCGAAGATGCTCGACAACTTCAAAGCGCCATACGACGCCACCGTGGTTGCCAAACTGGCTGCGGCCGGTGCCGTGACGCTGGGCAAGACCAACATGGACGAATTCGCCATGGGTTCGGCCAACGAGTCGAGCTGGTACGGCGCGGTGAAAAACCCGTGGAACCTGGAACACGTGCCGGGCGGTTCGTCCGGTGGTTCGGCCGCGGCCGTTGCCGCTCGCCTGTTGCCGGCGGCCACTGCCACCGACACCGGCGGCTCGATCCGTCAGCCCGCCGCGTTCACCAACCTCACTGGCCTGAAACCGACGTACGGTCGCGTTTCGCGTTGGGGCATGATCGCTTACGCCTCCAGCCTCGATCAGGGCGGCCCGTTGGCCCGCACTGCCGAAGACTGCGCAATTTTGTTGCAAGGTATGGCCGGTTTCGATCAGAACGACTCCACCAGCATCGATGAGCCGGTTCCGGATTACTCCGCAAGCCTGGGCGATTCGTTGCAGGGCCTGCGCATCGGCGTGCCGAAGGAATACTTCAGCGCCGGTCTCGACCCGCGCATCGCCGAGTTGATCCAGAACAGCATTAAAGAGCTGCAGAAGCTCGGTGCCGTGATCAAGGAAATCAGCCTGCCGAACATGCAGCACGCAATCCCTGCGTACTACGTGATCGCGCCGGCAGAAGCCTCCTCGAACCTGTCGCGTTTCGACGGCGTGCGTTTCGGCCATCGCTGCGAGAACCCGAAAGACCTCATTGACCTGTACAAACGCTCCCGTGGCGAAGGCTTCGGCCCTGAAGTACAGCGCCGGATCATGGTCGGTGCGTACGCGCTGTCCGCCGGTTACTACGACGCCTACTACCTGAAAGCGCAGAAGATCCGTCGTCTGGTGAAAAACGATTTCATGGCTGCATTTAATGAAGTCGACATCATCCTCGGCCCAACCACGCCGAACCCGGCCTGGAAGCTCGGCGCGAAAAACAGCGACCCGGTCGCTGCCTATCTGGAAGACGTCTACACCATCACCGCCAACCTCGCGGGCCTGCCGGGCCTGTCGATGCCGGCCGGTTTTGTCGACGGTCTGCCGGTTGGCGTGCAGTTGCTCGCGCCGTATTTCCAGGAAGGCCGTTTGCTCAATGTTGCTCACCAGTATCAGTTACACACTGACTGGCACACCCGCACCCCGCAGGGGTTTTGA